In Marinilactibacillus sp. Marseille-P9653, the sequence GATTTCTCAACATACTCATTTGGATACTGTGCTTCATCTCCTGCGATATCCACCCCTACAACGTGCGCAGCTTTCAGTTCATATACGGCTTCAAAGAGCTGCGTGTTCTCTTCTTCTGAATCTTTTCGGAGTCCGCATATAAGAATATTGACATGAATCGGAAAGTCTTCTTGTGCTTTGGCTACACCTTCACTGACTGCTGTGATGGCTTGTTTTGGTGTCATTTTTTTTGCTAGATGAAGTAGTGGCGCAAAACGGATTTCCAAGTATCGTACATTTTCTTTATGGGCTTCTTCGATGACCGCATAAACGGCTCTCTTCAAGTTTTCTTCAGTCTGTAAGACGGATAAAATCACATCAAAGCAAGAAAGATAGTCTTTTAAATCTTCGCAATCTTCTGGCGCCCTAACATTGTCCATGATTTTTTCGTCCATCCCTTGTTCAAGAGCCATTTCTTTTAACAGATTGATTGGAACAGATCCATCTAAATGGCAATGCAGTTCGACTTTAGGAAGTTTATGTATCAGCGTTCTATTCATCTTTTTCCTCCTAGTAATCTAGCCAGCGAGTTCGCTGTCCTCATGATATTTTTAAAGATTATCATAACAGATTCATGGGCCGATTAACAGATGTTTTTAGTATAATCTACTTTTAGAGTTCGTTTCTTCTAACTTATTCTCAAAATTCATCCTTTTTAAAATGATATTTCACTAAAAAAACGAATAAACAAAGAGACTACTTCTAAAATCGAAGTAGTCTACTGAAGATCAATCGTTTAGGCGTTCTCAATCAAGTCTGAAACTCTTAATACAGGGGCTTTTGCACTGAAATCTGCTACATTGCCAAATAATTTCTGTAGTAGAGGGCTTTGGTTGTGGATTTCGATTGCTGCATCATCTGCCCAAACTTCTACCATGATGAATAGATTTCTTTCTTCTAGTGATTCATAAAGGTGGTATTCTAAACACCCTTCTTCTTTTCTAGTTTCTGCAATTAACGCTTTTGTATCTTCTATAAATACTTCGCGCTTATCTTCTTTAATAAAAAATTGCGCATTAATGACTTTCATCTGATGATCTTCCTCTCTTATTTAAAAGTAGTAAATTCTTTTACATTTAATCGGATAGAATTATAACCAGTTTCTACTGCTTTTCCAACAGATAAGATCATAACAGGTACATAACGGTCTTTGCTTAAGACAAATGCTTCTGCTAACTGATCGGCTTCAAATCCACCAATTGGGTTTGTATCGTACCCATAAGAACGTGCAACCAGCATAAATTGCATAGCAGCTAGACTTGAATCGATTTTTACAACATCGTTCATTTCTGCTTTAGTCAAATTTTTGTAATAAGGGATGATGGCAGAAATTTGCTCATCTCTGACTTCTTGAGACATTTTGCCTTCGGCTACTGCTTGATCGTAAATTTCTTCTCCGTACTCATAACATTCCATATCACCAAAGATAAGCACCATTGCTGAAGATGTATCATTTTGTCTAGTATTAAAACGGATTAATGGTTTTAATTTCGCTTTTTCTTCATCGCTCTCAACCACTACAAAACGCCAAGGCTGCATATTAACAGATGAGGGAGCAATCGTTGCTTTCTGAAGCATTTCAAGCATTTCTTCGTGAGGAATCTTCACATTCTCATCGTAAACTCGGATGGATTTTCTGTTATAAGTGATATCTGAAAAATCATTATTCTTTGTCATTCTTAATCCTCTTCTTGTTTAATTATTTTTTGAAGCAACGTTGCTAACTGTTCTTCTTCTTCCGGAGTCAGTGAATGGCATGAAGCATTTTGCGAAGCATCAAATTGTTTTTCGCAATTCATCAGTTCCTTTTTCGCCTTTTCAGTGATCTCTACGAAGACTTCGCGGTTATTGTCTTTGTTTCTTTCACGAATCACGTATCCTTTTTCTTCTAGAATCTTTAAATGTCTCGTAACAGCGGCACTGTCTATACACAGTTCAGACTGTATTTTTTTCTGCGAGCATTTTCCAGTTTCTTTAAGAAACGCCATTAATTCGTACCTAGTCAGACTAAATCCAACTTTTTTCTCAAATCTGGACACCATCACCTGATTTGCGATTTTGATCTGATAATAGAGCTTGCTACATCCTTTAAGATCCATTTCCATCCTCCTTCTGAATAGTTGACTCATCAATCATTGATTAGTCAACTATAAACGAAAACAATTTATTTGTAAACCTACTATACAAAAATAAGTAAATATTTTTCATTAGTGTTATCCGTTTAATGTTGAAGAGGCTATATTTTTTTAAAGTATCTGCATATTTATTGCTCAGAAACGATTTATTTAGCGCTTATCTTTGATATACTATTTTTAATCAAATAAATTCAATTTTTTATTCACTACATTAAACTGATTTTCAACCACTAACTATAGGAGATTTGCGTGTGCATAAGTTTAAAAGAATTGCATTGATGGTTCTATCCATGACACTTGTATCGTTATCCGCTTCAATGACTATAAAAGCAGCCATCGGACTTTCTCCATGGGATGCTATCGCTCAGTCTCTATCTCATATTTCAATGATTAAAGTTGGGACCATCGGAATGATACTGAATATTTCATGTGTTTTCGGACAATTAGTTCTTTTGAGAAAAGAATTCCCAATCAGACAGCTACTTCAGATTCCTGCCAGCGTCCTTATTGGTGTATTGGTTAATTATTTTTACTACACTCTTTTTGATACATTGGTTTTACCAAATTATTTTATGGCTTCCATTCTTTTCTTTTTAGGTACGCTTTTAGCTGCTTTTGCCGTGAGTATGGTGATGGTCGTAAATGTCGTGACCTTTCCTTTAGAAGCTTTTTGTATGGCTTTTGCCGTGAAAATAGGAACCCGTTTTTCGATTATTCGACAGTCAGTTGATATTCTTGCCGTTATCTTGACACTGACCCTCACGTTTACATTAGATATCCCTTTGACAGTTAGGGAAGGAACCATTATTGGTATGCTGATTTTTGCACCTTTGTTAGGCATCATTATCAAAAGACTTCAGCCGCTGATTGACCGTCCTGAAAGCAAAGCCACCACGCTATGATATACTTGATAGGTAGTAAAGACTATCAAATTGTATTAAAAAACACTAGTCAACTAATATTCAAAGCTATTTATTTCCGAGGATAAACTAAAAAAGCTGGTGCAAGACAATTAATTGTCCTGAACCAGCTTTTTTATTATAACTTAACTTCTTAATCCGCGACCTTTTTCAATGAGATACCAGCAAATTGCATATAATACAACGACAAACGCAACCAGAACCCCCATAGATAACATGATCGGTACATCGATGACGCCAAGGAAACCATAGCGGAATCCTGAAATCATATAAACGATTGGATTCACTTTAGATACGCCTTGCCAGAATGGTGGCAACATAGAGATTGAATAGAATACCCCACCAAGGTAAGTCAATGGTTGTAAAACAAATGTTGGTACAATTGAAACATCATCGAACGATTGAGCAAAAATCCCGTTCAATAATCCTGCCAGTGAAAATAGCGTAGAGGTCATGAACAATGTAATGATGACAATAGCCCAAGAATACACTTGAAGTGGCACAAAGAATAGAGAAATAACGGTAACGAGTATCCCTACTAAAATACTCCTTCCAAGTCCACCAATTAAGAATCCCCACACGATTACATGGGTTGGTACAGGTGCAATCAAGATTTCTTCAATATTCTTTTGAAATTTCTGCGAAAAGAAAGAAGACGATACATTGGAATAAGAACTGGTGATGATGGACATCATGATTAGACCAGGAACGATGAATTCCATATAAGAGAATCCTTCCATCTCTCCGATGCGATCTCCAATCAGATTTCCAAAAATAACAAAGTATAAGGACGTCGTAATAACAGGTGGTACTAAAGTCTGTACCCAGATACGCAGATACCGATTTGTTTCTTTGACTGCCAGACTTTTTAAGGCTGTAAAATAAAGATTAAACATT encodes:
- a CDS encoding putative quinol monooxygenase; amino-acid sequence: MKVINAQFFIKEDKREVFIEDTKALIAETRKEEGCLEYHLYESLEERNLFIMVEVWADDAAIEIHNQSPLLQKLFGNVADFSAKAPVLRVSDLIENA
- the add gene encoding adenosine deaminase; this translates as MNRTLIHKLPKVELHCHLDGSVPINLLKEMALEQGMDEKIMDNVRAPEDCEDLKDYLSCFDVILSVLQTEENLKRAVYAVIEEAHKENVRYLEIRFAPLLHLAKKMTPKQAITAVSEGVAKAQEDFPIHVNILICGLRKDSEEENTQLFEAVYELKAAHVVGVDIAGDEAQYPNEYVEKSIGYAGENHFQITMHSGECGCARNVLTAMHLGATRIGHGVAIQNDLEVLKEVRDRNVLLEMCPTSNVQTRAVKSWADYPLRFFLDQGIPVSINTDNRTVSNTTLTDEFMLCVKHCQLTHQEMKKITLNSVEHSFASLDLKKKLIEQVESQYN
- a CDS encoding ABC transporter permease, with the translated sequence MFNLYFTALKSLAVKETNRYLRIWVQTLVPPVITTSLYFVIFGNLIGDRIGEMEGFSYMEFIVPGLIMMSIITSSYSNVSSSFFSQKFQKNIEEILIAPVPTHVIVWGFLIGGLGRSILVGILVTVISLFFVPLQVYSWAIVIITLFMTSTLFSLAGLLNGIFAQSFDDVSIVPTFVLQPLTYLGGVFYSISMLPPFWQGVSKVNPIVYMISGFRYGFLGVIDVPIMLSMGVLVAFVVVLYAICWYLIEKGRGLRS
- a CDS encoding MarR family winged helix-turn-helix transcriptional regulator, with the translated sequence MDLKGCSKLYYQIKIANQVMVSRFEKKVGFSLTRYELMAFLKETGKCSQKKIQSELCIDSAAVTRHLKILEEKGYVIRERNKDNNREVFVEITEKAKKELMNCEKQFDASQNASCHSLTPEEEEQLATLLQKIIKQEED
- a CDS encoding YitT family protein is translated as MHKFKRIALMVLSMTLVSLSASMTIKAAIGLSPWDAIAQSLSHISMIKVGTIGMILNISCVFGQLVLLRKEFPIRQLLQIPASVLIGVLVNYFYYTLFDTLVLPNYFMASILFFLGTLLAAFAVSMVMVVNVVTFPLEAFCMAFAVKIGTRFSIIRQSVDILAVILTLTLTFTLDIPLTVREGTIIGMLIFAPLLGIIIKRLQPLIDRPESKATTL
- a CDS encoding nitroreductase family protein codes for the protein MTKNNDFSDITYNRKSIRVYDENVKIPHEEMLEMLQKATIAPSSVNMQPWRFVVVESDEEKAKLKPLIRFNTRQNDTSSAMVLIFGDMECYEYGEEIYDQAVAEGKMSQEVRDEQISAIIPYYKNLTKAEMNDVVKIDSSLAAMQFMLVARSYGYDTNPIGGFEADQLAEAFVLSKDRYVPVMILSVGKAVETGYNSIRLNVKEFTTFK